ATTACGTTGTGTTTCTGTTTCTTTGGTTGATCGATGTATGGCCCCTTTATCACTCTTCTAACTCTatcaaaaatgatttcataGGAATGAAGCCTCTAAGCTACAGAATAAGTTTGACATATTGACATATATCAGGAGCCGATGCATGTGCACCACATTCCTGTCACAGCGTTTTCAAAGACCGATTTATTCTTAGATcaaatttccctggaatgagactcccgtgggagtgccatgagcaatcacaagaaactaatttgacgtgactgcgtcactggagctGAATTGCCTTTCtctcacaaaagaaaaggtatactataaatagatcagtctgtaaaaatgccgtgacttAGTATCGGAGTTGCATGTTCCTACTCATGCATCGGCTCTTGCATAATTGTATATATCGTCAAAGTGCACTtagcttgaaaataaacagtaATATAACCAAATGACTCAAACAAACCCAACAGATAAAAAACTttaactggcaggaggcagaccagttggctgtAGACATGCgtggagttgaaccagggacaaGTAAGGACAACCAAGCTGGTGGTCAGAGCAAGACGTGAAGGCGATATCGCGGGCTTTTAAATCCCATGCTCAAACCACTCAGCCACGCTGCCCCGTAAAAGACCTAATTATATCTTGCGTAAAGATTTGTGGGGCAAAATTCCTGGTTACGTAGCTCAATACTCACCTTAGATCAGTGATATCTATTTCCTCGTAAGCTTTGAAACTGAATATCTCATTAAATTCTCAATTTCGGATATTCCGTTTATCGTCCCGTTGGGATCATTGAATATCGGTTAATGAATATAGAcaactttccattttttccatCGACTTCCGTCATTTTTAAACAGAACAAATGTAATTTCAGCTGCAATTTCAGACAGTTCAGGTTTGGTAACTACAGTGTACCTgggcgtttttttttctcatatcaAGCTTGTTCTCATGAAATTCTTGTTAAATACTCCTCATGATAATTCTTTGCTTACAGATATCGAGGATGACTACCCATGTCCAAAAAATGTTCCATATCTCTTTCCTGTTGTTCGAGCTGGCATTACAAAATGTTCAACGTATGCTGTGGTCTCTCGGCTGAAGTTGTCTCCAACATACACCATCACAGTCAGTGGCGGGACATTCCCTCACCCTGATTATCCTCAAGTCTCAATCATAGTACCTCAAGAGGCTGTTGCAACCGAAACAAGGCTTTCTTTACAACTACAGGTAGGGTGTCTCAGGTAACACGATATTTGACCAGCCGTGCAATTGTATTCTCTGACATTTACTGGACAAGTACCTCAGTGGGAATTTTTAGTTGTAATCCTCCCAAGCAGATAGGAAGGAAAtcaatttcttgtttgagTGTCGGCGTAGTTTCTTTATAGGGTTAGCACTGGCAGAGAAATCTTGCAAATTAGTTTGATGGGCTACGAGTTACTTCTTATTTTCGCTGAGTGGCAAAAGAGCAGCCAAAATACGCGCGCGTGCTTGACTTGGATGACACGAAACTCGATGAAGTTgcctcttctttgtttttgtctcattGTCCTTATCGACTCATACCGTGTCAGCGTAGTCAAGGATAAGAAGGACAAAACTACTTGAATATATAAAGACATGCATTATGGGGCGATAAACGCTTGATTCTGTGCAGAAGACCTAATCTTTGTTTCACCTTAGATATCACATGTTCAACTTGTTCAGATCATAAAGTTGAAGGAAAGCAAaatcctaaattttccaaaattccAGCACCTTGATCTTCGTTGGTCACCAATCCGTATGCTCTTGAACTTGCGGAGCTTAAATCGCTACAAATAAGCATGATTTGATGTCGTTGATGTTAAAAGTCTCCAGTTTGCAATATCAAACAATTCTTAATATTTGCATGTGCTCCCCTGGTTGGCTGGGTTTTAGGAGGAGTAATAAAGTACTGTGTCACTGGTATAGAACTAGCTCAGAGTACTTGATCACAGGGGTCCGATTattaacataagaaagaaTAAGGGACTTAGATGCTTCGCTGAAGCTCTCCTTACATGACGTGGAGCTCGTCAGATAATTAGAGCTGCACGATTTACACTGCATGAGTTAAAGCATCAAGCTTCATGACAGGTTAGTGGACCTTCTCGAAATCCCTGGATAGGTCCAAGAATACAGTTCCGTTTAATTTACCTTTTTCCCTATTTAGTAGGATTTTGTCAACAAGTACTAGCCCCTTAGCGCTTCTTGCCCTACCGTGCATTGTGGGTATTCTATGTCATACTGAGTTTTATGCACAAGGGTTCCAAGTGTGTAAGAGTGACAGTCGTCTTCCAAGGAGACTTGAAAGGGTTACCGTGACAATGAGACAACAAGGTAATGAGTCGTTGATTGTCTGTCCGGCTTAAGGGGTTGAGTCAAATGCACGACATTCCTGTACGGTAACGCGATGATtaaccaaagaaaaatgcctttttgCAATCTGCAGGTTCAGGAGGTTCCCCAGCAAAAATTTCAGGGTTGCAATCTCTTTGCTGGACCAATACTACGTGTTCGGTGCACTTCAAGGGCCATATTTTTGAAGCCTGTCACAATTAAGTTAccagtttctcttggaaaTAAGCTGGGAAATATTCCTCAGCCCTCTGAGTGTCGTGTCAGGGTATTTTTTCTCAACTCGGAGAGAGAAACCAAGGAATGGATTGAAATTTCTGACGAGCTTGAAACTCCTGCAAATTACGATGGCAAACTTGTTATGTTCAAGGTTCAACGCTTCTCAGGGTACGTAGATAGAAGGTTGCAAAACTGAACTGAATGGATTTCGATTTGCTGCGGCGTGTGTGTATTTGATTGCAGGAGGAAAAATGATGATCCAGGTGatagaaaatggtttcaacCCGAGTTACGTGCCCTGATGGAATTTGATCGTCGGGGTGAAAGAAGTCTTCAGAAAGACTGATGaaagtgactgacgtttcaagatCCATAGCGGATGTCGTCTGTTGAAATGTCAGTCACTTCAGAAAAGTTCTCCTCAGGACACCTTTCACCCGGATGATCAATTTTTATCGAGGTGTGATTTaggaaagttattttttcttcttcttcctcatTTTCTCCTAGCTCCTCTGCATTATTTTTAAGATCCAAACGTTCATAATTAGAGTTTAAATTAAATCCAAtctattatttgttttgcgTTTGTTGGATGTAAGATTCATTCATGCCAACTTGGCACCGAGAATACCGAGAGGGGCATCATGTATCGTTTCTGCTGATTATGTTTATCATCTTTTCTTGGCCTATTTGCACCCTGCTTATCTGTTGTGCTTATTAGCTTCCTTTCTACCATAGTTTCTCTTAAGTGACTGTTGTAATCGAAAATAACACCTTGCTGAATTACTCTTAATTTTGTACATGATATCATGATGTCAAAGCGAATTGAAACATACCACCGATGCTACCTTGCTAAGAAAGGATGACAAATGATCAGTCCCTGTGGAATAGATAAAAGGCCACTCTAGCACCACAAAACCACTCACATCGCTGTTTATCGCTATTTCATTGTACAGAGCAAGAGTATTTGCCATTTTtagtaatttttgtaaatctCTTTTCTTAAAGATACACTTGCCTACTTGATGGCACCAATGATGGGTCCGATGTTGATGCTTTGGGGATCAGTGCTCATATGTCGAGCAACATATCACAACAGCCACTGATGGCAACCTTCTTCGCCTACTTTGATCCAAGAAAGCGCCTTCGTTCTCGCGATATCTTGTTCCTTATTTGCTGCCCTGTTCACCGAAGCGAAGATGTGAGACAAAAACATGCAGGTTTTACACTTAGCGAAGCCACTTCCAGAAAATACCTGATTCCCCGACATGATGAGGCATTTGTGTTTGTGTCAGGAGGAATTGACTTTGCTCGTCCTAAAGACAAGGGACATTTTTATCTAAGGTTAGTTCAGACATTATCAAAAGCGAAAACTTTCAACACAGTTTTGTCAAAGTATTACCTGGACAAGTCGTTTTGGTTTGTGCTGTATCATCCTTGCAGCACTGATGTGCTTGAAATGGCTCGGGTTTATTTAAGGTTCGAttgcttttgttctttctTGTTAATTTCATACCCATCATTTCAAAATACGCCCCAGCAAGACTAAAGCCGTGAACCGAAGTCAAAAGCGACCCGCTTGTAATACACCATCCAGCTAACTATGTTTCATTACAGCTTTGATGGTAGCATGCCACACTTGGCCGAACTTGAGGTTTGTCTGACTAGCAGCGAAAAATATTGCACCGTGGAATTTCGTTACTCCCCAGATACGACAGAAAACAGGAATTTGTTGTCAACACTGAACTTAAACTGGTCTTCTCCCAGTACTGGTGGTCAGGTAAGTCatcttttcaaattgtttcGTAAGACAGATAGGCCGGGAAGAAATGAATGTTCTGTTGTAGTTCCATCACCCTGTAGCCTGCACAACATCCGTTATTGGGGCGCTCATTGCAGTTTTTGGCAGTATGCGTGAGACACGCGAAgggagagaaaaagaaaaaggacgcCTCTGCAGACATGCACCCTGTTCGCTCTCTTCCTCCCACAAGCACGCGGAGAGCTAACGACGAATCAAACAGTGTTTAAATTACTTGCGGTATAACTCGTAtctgcaaaatcctcactcgTCAAAATGCCATGCTGTTGAGACAAAATTACACGGAAATGAGTAATCACGACAGTTCATACACTCAGGCCAAAATTTATCGCAATTCTTCTTGTGGAGTTGGAAGCaatcctttaattttttgtttcaggaaaagTAGTACTTTTTAATAGCGAATTTGAAGAAAGAACCGATCGAGTCAACCATCGGTCGGAAGTTGGTGCATGGTATAGTTGATGAGTGCACAACCTTGTCGAGTAAATATTGACACAGGTGAGCCAATCGACTCGACTTTTTCAAACCCTTGACGAATCTAGTTAAGCATGGGACTGAACCAAGAGGCGAATACCTTTCCTTATTTCAGTGCCAAATAAACCGACCGCTTGACCGGCGCTTGTCAAGAATTCAGGGGGACGAAAATTGTCGGCTGGAATAGAGAATTTATCAATGGCAGATTTATTCACGTATTGAAAAAGGAGTCCAAGAGCGTAATGTATGTTGCAGTCGAGCAAATGGAGACAATAACCGAGGTGAAGTACGTTTTGGCGAACGCTAATAAAGAGAGATCAACATTATTGCTGTTTGAATTGTTCAAACGTCTGTGCTTGTTAAGATCTTGAATCGTGCATATGGTGTTTTTGCCTTCTCAAAGTAGTGAAAGTCGTTGAATTTTCCGCGACGGATTAATCCCGGCAATAATCGTGATACAAGAGTATGAAAACgggaaatttttgttttcttttatggCACTTCGAACCGGAGTCagtgaagaaataaaacatgGAAACCATTGATCATTATTCCATCAAAATCCTTCCTAAAAGAAGTCTTTATTCGCCATGAAGGGTTCCACAGATTGTCTTTCTTCTTCCCTTATGATCTGAATACGAGAATACCTCAAGAACTCTAAAAAATTCTTCCTACAGCATTAGCGCCATACTTTTCCACGACAATATACATGACGTAATACGAATAAAAATGAGAATTTGCGTTCGCCAGATGAACGATTGGAAGAGAGCGAACATTAGGGTGTCTGTGGacgttaatttgtttttctctctcctCGCATGCCTCGCGCGTTGTGCCAAAACCTGCACTGAGCGCCTCAAAAACGAATGTAGTGCAGGCAGAAAGACAACTGCAAATCCAGTAAGGTCGATTGGGCGGCTGGCCGCTGCCCCCTTCCTACCCCCCTTCCTACCCCTACCTGCCCCTACCTCTATCTCCCCCTACCTCCATTAGTGAATTTCGCATAAAATAAGAGAAATGTGTTCAACGTTGTAGTGACCAATTTATTGGTTTTCAGCCATGTTTAATGTTCattgtgggacgttaaagaacccacacactattcgaaaagagtataGCGTGAAGTTCACGGCGTTGTGGCTGTAATTTCATGCCTGTACTtagagggccacaagtttattagTCATCGATGACTATTACGTTCCACCCTCTATAAATAAGGCCTACCTtaccacacacacacacacacatggAAAGGACATGAGCAAAGATTCTTTCATGCGCTTTTCTCTATTATATCGATCACGTGCTTTATATCATTCGGCaataactagaaatagtgatcactagagctgcccccgcttttcataagctgtttatggttatgggatgtgtatttgatataaatactgtgcataagaccgttgaaaaattaacgtttcaagcattttattgaaattcacattcatgtaaatagttaacaatatttatctgtaaatttgttaaagaaggagtaataacgtccactgaatcttttaagagacgtgcactaattttatcaaggccaaacgccttattagttttcaagaGTCTAgtggatcttgagacaaaatcttcactaattggttgaaaaaaactgatgaataacagccgttaatctagaaagtgaatagaccaggcctggaaataggcattaacaaggatccgatatctgtcatctggaacatcaaacaaatactaacacaaatgtaacggtttctctacgtgacgagttcaatcgaaataaagaaactgaaacaagtaaaaacgagcgaataccgaagaccgagGGACGAAGtgtgaaatatcgcaatactggtaatggaattatttcgacatttgtaaagctttctttcttgtcgatgtctgttatgcgtcaaatttggaaggcgcggcggcaattcatgTTATGTACgcctttcgattagcgtagcgtgactgagtgtcggttatgtcactttccctgttgggtggacgtgagcatcaaataacgcatgcgaatgttgacattgaactaaatggtgtttaagacacgggaaaataaagcttagattgcttaaatcgacttaacaggattgataacgaaaaaaagaaattgtgatataagtaacactttaaacgcggttgcggcttcaaagtttcaggatacgtttttttctcgttgaatttgacacgcttgagcttgagatacttgtgatctgttggatcgggtctgtcgaccccgttgatgatttgtgtctgacaaaccaaatttactcagcactgttgaatgcttttgaattcaaagaaatcactgcagcgcaaaatgctcaccttcaaatgcttctagaagatgacgaaacgtgacctcgtggtggcaagtacccgacaccactATGCGCGCttcctaaaatattacccgagacgacactgcgcgcctagtttgatcaaatcgagtTTTTTTCCGCATACTATActaatttacttacagtacttactttctttatacattttgaaattccttatatgtatacacgcggggaatcctaggatgcctcctcgggttttggcctctgggccaaaacccaaTGACGAGAATAAATAATGCGTCAAGCTGCTGCAAACGTAAAAACAGGGGAAATATTGTTATCACAGAGAAAATTGGTGttgcttttcaaaatgaaaaatgatatTGGAGTCGCTTAGTTAcacaatttttgttgttgttgacgtGGCCGTGTTGAATTCCTATGAAGTGTTGTTTTTGGGCTATTATTTTGCAAGAGCCCTTTGTGCGAGAATAACAGGGCATCAAACagttattcaagatggcgACTTGAGACCTTGCTAAAGATTCCCGCTCAGAAGTAGAAGCTACGCATGCCTATGATATTTCTGAGAATAAACGTAAATGGAACCTTTTGAGATGTACAACGTGAATGGGCATTTTTTTCTGGATGACAAATTTGAGTTAATTTTACACGATTATGTGTTTGTTTGATGACAGCACTGTTTCTTCACTTCTAAAACTCTAAGGGGACTAAGAAATCCTGGTTGGAATTTTATAAGCTGCGAAGTAATTTAAGATAGCATTTATTGTATATATGCGTTGTTTCTCTCACAAGCTGATTGTTAAATTCATTGACGTCTCTACTTGGATTCTCAACAAACTTCTCATTCTCTTCTCGTTGCTTTCAATTTGAATTagaatttgaatttaaattcACCGTAAATTCATACTTGTTTCAGGTTTTGCCCTTTTCAAACGCTTCAATGCCTCCTTTAGAAGAAACCCCAAAAGGCTGCTCAATTTCGAACTCCAGCATGAAACTAAAAGTTACTCTTCTGAGTAGCGAGTGGGGATCTACTAAAGGAGGACTGTCGACAATCAACCGAGAGCTTGCCATTCAATTGGCGAAGCATGACAATGTGGAAGTTTCTATGTACCTCCCCGCGTTCAAAGACAAAGATAAGAGTGCGGCTGACAAGTGCAAGGTCCATCTACTTAAAGCAGAGGAGAAACCTGGGTATGATGATCCAATTGACTGGTTGGCCTCTATTCCAAAAGAGCATCAGATGGACGTTGTGATTGGCCATGGGATCCGTCTCGGTAAACAGATCCCGCATATAAAAGTATCGCACCCTGAATGCAAATCGGTTCAAGTTGTTCATACTGACCCTGAAGAACTTGGCATGTTTAAGACCTACGTTGGTCCGATTGCCAAAGGTGAGAAAAAGTATGAGGCTGAGGTCAAACTCTGCCAAAAAGCAGATCAAGTTGTGGCTGTTGGTCCCAAATTGGCTGATACCTACTCTCATTTTTGTGGAAGCGGAAAAGTCTTTGTTCTCACCCCGGGCATCTTTGCAGAGTTTACCGATATTAATCAAAATACTCCAGAAAGAAATGTCTTTCGTGTTTTAGTCTTTGGACGTGGTGATAATGAAGATTTTCGTATAAAGGGATACGACATCGCTGCCAAGGCAGTCGCTGAGCTGAAAGATGAGGATCCCCCTTTCAAACTTGTGTTTGTTGGTACACCCAGTGGAAAAGAGGAGGAAGTAAAACAAATGTTGCTTAGCGAAGGCATTTTACCCCGTCAACTTATCGTTCGAAGTGCAAAGAAAAGAGAGCAGCTTACTCAGCAGTTTTATAGGGCTGATCTTGTCATAATGCCCTCAAGAACTGACGGTTTTGGCTTAACTGCACTTGAAGCTTTGTCTGCTGGTCTGCCTGTGCTGGTTAGTCGGAACTCGGGCCTTGGGGAAGCCTTGCAAGAGATACCCTTTGGTAAAAACGTTGTGCTAAATTCAGAAGATCCAACAGAGTGGGCAAAGGAAATCAAGACAGTTCGAAATAAGAGAAGAGAGTTGCGGCTGAAGGAGGCCCGAGAGCTTCGTGAAAATTATGCTGAGACGTACTCATGGGAAAAGCAGTGTAGAAGACTTGTAGAAAGGATGCATGAAATTGTTAAAAGTTagtgtttttgtatttttgttgagATTTGCAACATCAGTGTCACCATACATCGGCCTTGGATATTTGAATGTAACGATTGTAAATACTTAATAATTATCTgcttttagtatttaccaaatcagtggatagcaattttcgcccgttttgattggctccggtaacttggaatatccttggatattcactgttttgcgaacggagagaaaaaaggcgcttcgtttcgcgaaagtttcagaagaagaatttttggccattaatgaagcggcatttttttatccatctgatttgataaatgctaaaacaactatccccctcagggtcggtgaaaagcggtggatatatacctcgacgcgtcacatctcggtatatatccaccactattcacctccccttcgggggatagttgtatactattTAATGATCGCTCTATGTCATGTTTGAATTCACAAAGTTAAGACGCTAACAGTGCAGATTTCCGTCCACGCCATCATGATCTGTAGATggcaaaaattgaatttcaaaagaagaTATTTATTCTTGAAGAAATAACAGGTCCAAGCCAGAATTTAATCTTCTCTCAGCGCGTATTAAGTCAGTCTTTCAGTTGGAATATAGGGTTGCTAAAGAGGGACTTCCaccttttaaaataaattcagtCAATAATATTCATTTATTCTAGACATTATAGTTGTTTTAGAGGGCAGCTCTCATCTTGTTGATTGTCATTGTCTTTGTTCGTGTGCTGTTTGTGCTTAGAGTGTGTGGTGTAAGGGGTTGAAGGGATGTGAAGCAGTTGTGGATTGAGTTTAGTACCTTGCATTTATTAGTGGCTAGTATAGGGGGGGGGAAGGTGATTTGCGTGTACTAACAAAAGTTCTTGTAAAAGAAACTTTAGCGTTAGTTTTTATTGCCAGTGGTTTCAAAGCATTTTTACCCTACTGGAGGTTCCACTCTACGCGTTTTAAGAagctttttttgttcttgaagCGTTATGTTGATCCGATAAGAGGCAACGCTGATCGGTTACAGTAGTCTTGTAAGTGCCGCaatttacttttaaaattggAAAGTCGTTAAACCATAGCAATTTTTTAAGTAGGAAATTATGACCTGAGAACAAGAAAGGCTGGTACAATACCAAACAGGTAACAGCAAATGTTGTTTGGTCTTTGACACGGTTTTGTAGTTTGAATTTTAGGCCACCGAGCACTGCCTTGCTAGCAATCGCCTCCAAGTTTGACATCAAGGCCCCGTCCGAACGAAGacggttgtaaacgcaaacttttttatacGTTTAGGCCTTctgtccacacgaagacgatgaaaacgctcaccgtaaacgcataaattcgaaaacgctctccaaagtggatgaatttgaaaacgccgtctatgcgtcttcgtgtggacggccgtaaacgtatattttcgtaaacgccgtgaaaacgctgacgtcagatgtcagcgccagtctcttttatcgagtggcactgaagcaaagattgcagGCTCAAATCGATAGCACATGCGCGTTCGGTGTATGACATCGTTTTATGCGTTTAAGAGcgttttcgtgtggacgggtgaaaacgctacgtaaacgatggTCGTCTTCGTCTGGACGGAGATagaaaatatgcgtttactagcgtttgcgtttataatcgtcttcgtgtggacggggcccaAGTCTTACCACCTCACGTGACATGAATCTGCCGTAAATGCAGAGTGTGTGGAGCGCTTAAAATTGTAGTAATCACTTTAGTGTTGAGGGAGTTAAGCCGGTTACAAGTTCTCTGGCACTTATTGAGGAGAATCACTATTTTTATCTCCATTAAGAATTGTAACAATTGATAGACCATAGTGATTGAATTTTAGATTGTTAGATTTTACTCAGTTTATGCATCAAATTTAATGTTGTATGCAATGTTATTAGTACATTTGAACATTACATAGGTGTTGTCAGTCCTCCGTTTCAgacaagaaataaataaactcaTCATTAACCATCTGTCTCTAGTCATATGAAAAGTACtgggggaaaaacctctcacaGCCGAGAActaacaaactcaacccacatatggcGTCAAGTGCGAGAATCGAACCTAGGCCACATTGGCAGAGGGTGattgctctcaccactgtgcCGCCCATTTTCCCAAAAGTTAGGTAAGGTACGTTTTTTTattggggggtgggggttgGGCTGGGGCTTTAGAGGGGAAGTTCATTAGTAAATATTTCACAAATTGGGGGGGGTCAAACCTGTTTGATACGCAGCCGGGGGAGGGTTACAGTTTTTTGTTGGCACGGAAAATATTACTCCATGTCGGTTAGTTGACTTTTATTTGTTAACAAGCACGCGAAGTGTTTAAAAACCTAAAACTTGTATATACAAGCAAAGGTACTAGTCAAAATTAatctaaattatttcatgatgCAGATGTCGAAATATTATGTCAAAAAACTACCTTGTCCCAACGAATATAATTGTCTCTCTCGACCCGTGCCCGCGTTCGTCCATATTTGACGTCGGTAATGTTTCCGCGCCGGGATCTGGTAGAAAATCAATCTCCAGTGACGATTCGTCACTTGAGCTACTCGGGCTTGAATCGACAACTCGATCTACTATATCACTTTGTGAGTCAGTTTCCACCTCGGAAAGTGATGAGGTCCCTTGTTGGTGTACATTTCTGAGTAGGGGTTGCAGAGGTTGTTGACGCCCAATTGAATTGTACAGCAAGCCGCCAATGTGCGCTTTGATCATTGCgaccttttcagctttctTCCCTTTGAAGGTGATCTTGTGATGGGAAAAGTACAAGGATAGCTTGTCCACCCTCAAGGACGGCAGCTTATAAGAATTGTACAGTCCAACTCAGTCCGgttattttgtcttgttagAGGTAGGGGAGGGTCAGATGCTTTTGTTTCGGTATTTGTGAAAGGTCATGCATAAATCCAATCTGGGAAGTGGGAGGGCCACGacttttttggtcaaaaattccTTGAATACCTTAAGGACATACGTTTTCGGGAACTCAAGCAACCGCGAAGACGACGGCtgtaaaggcctggctaaactaggaaacatttttgcggaaacaatgtttcttgtcatgtttcccggggtggctaaactgggaaacatatgtttcggacgcaaaacTTGTGTCCAGGAagcaaaaaagtttttgactccaggcaaaaacattttttttgttttccgagcagcaaaatttgtttccgcaacacgtttcccgcgcggctaaactgggaaacatttgcatccgcaacaatgtttcctagtttagccaggccttaagaacctgacaaatttgcatatttgacaatgaaaaacaatagttttgcacgctttgcacgtgcagttttcattttggacATTTGGTAggcgttctcgttctttccatcACATGAAACGATCAGTTTTGCGTTTGTGTGGCGACGTAAGCATATGATGGCAAATGTTCAATTATATTTTCTTACCTCTGAAGCCttatgactttgaataattgagaaatgattgcagaaacgcgaagttttattttcagttggCGTTCTCGCTGtagtcgacgtcgtgtttgcttaagctccctattaatcGGGTCTGGAACAGCGAAGAAAGCCCAGAATTACAAGACGAGAGAAAAACTGTTTCCAGGAAATGCTTAAAAGTAACCTTCAGAAATTTAACACAACGGGAAAGTTTGTTGCTCCAATTACAGAAAACTATAAAAATGTAATTGATCTCATTGataaaattttggtttgtCGTTAGTGGTATTAAAATGTAAGTGAGTTGAGATAAGGCTAGTCTTTTGATACCTTGAATTTTGCCAATTAAGGTTAATCGCCGGTATTCCCAATAGCTCAGAATATTCCTCATTTTGCTCACCTTTTCTGTATAATTCAATGTTAAAGTGGCAGTTGGATCAGTAGAGATCCTAgtccaggggcctgtttctcgaaagtcccgaaacgtttcgggcgtatttcgggtgacataatt
The DNA window shown above is from Acropora palmata chromosome 7, jaAcrPala1.3, whole genome shotgun sequence and carries:
- the LOC141885736 gene encoding uncharacterized protein LOC141885736 isoform X1; this translates as MEIGDRGGEGGAYGNLGIPYRSLGDYQKSIEYHEKHLKIAIEIGDRGGEGRAYGNLGGAYWSLGDYRKSIEYHEKHLKIAIEIGDRGGEGSAYGNLGCAYRSLGDYRKSIEYHEKHLKIAIEIGDRGGEGSAYGNLDCAYRSLGDYRKSIEYHEKHLKIAIEIGDRSGQRKAYGNLGNSYDALGDYQKSIEYHEKSLKIAIEIGDQAGEESAYGNLGIAYRSLESRGKRLLYPEVTTAPKRQSQNTGIPERVDYATFDRGYSSLKSYQLESSVGAQAMIQRGGVDHCTLDQGASLLTRNVLSSAVDSQSRIKESHGKRPLHASVTTTPERKRRKRDIPEKGKRDEKATDKEGKQYDGNKGKDDGGGAEAHKMEIQGEGHFEQDTYDDDKSRQIGEVMKKDFSHAMQELQKEEGQDKVAIFEGIVTSEGIHIDLCVEGIHLTFPPDTVAEPTRIMVYRWNYEARLRLPHLMEPEAIVSNVIEISAATEVGALEFNGEVKLVLPHCAADLEGYERVMKRLVDTETNVWEEIPSCEDIRKVSDIEDDYPCPKNVPYLFPVVRAGITKCSTYAVVSRLKLSPTYTITVSGGTFPHPDYPQVSIIVPQEAVATETRLSLQLQVQEVPQQKFQGCNLFAGPILRVRCTSRAIFLKPVTIKLPVSLGNKLGNIPQPSECRVRVFFLNSERETKEWIEISDELETPANYDGKLVMFKVQRFSGYTCLLDGTNDGSDVDALGISAHMSSNISQQPLMATFFAYFDPRKRLRSRDILFLICCPVHRSEDVRQKHAGFTLSEATSRKYLIPRHDEAFVFVSGGIDFARPKDKGHFYLSFDGSMPHLAELEVCLTSSEKYCTVEFRYSPDTTENRNLLSTLNLNWSSPSTGGQVLPFSNASMPPLEETPKGCSISNSSMKLKVTLLSSEWGSTKGGLSTINRELAIQLAKHDNVEVSMYLPAFKDKDKSAADKCKVHLLKAEEKPGYDDPIDWLASIPKEHQMDVVIGHGIRLGKQIPHIKVSHPECKSVQVVHTDPEELGMFKTYVGPIAKGEKKYEAEVKLCQKADQVVAVGPKLADTYSHFCGSGKVFVLTPGIFAEFTDINQNTPERNVFRVLVFGRGDNEDFRIKGYDIAAKAVAELKDEDPPFKLVFVGTPSGKEEEVKQMLLSEGILPRQLIVRSAKKREQLTQQFYRADLVIMPSRTDGFGLTALEALSAGLPVLVSRNSGLGEALQEIPFGKNVVLNSEDPTEWAKEIKTVRNKRRELRLKEARELRENYAETYSWEKQCRRLVERMHEIVKS